One Planktothrix tepida PCC 9214 genomic window, GGATCTATTTTATCAAAACCATCTATTTTATTAATAGATAAATAATTGAGACGCTCAAAAATTTCATCTCGGTTGGCTTTTTTAATAGATACAGGTTCAGGTGCTGGCGGAAGTTCTTTTTTAGGTAAGGGTTTACAGTAAAAAACTTGTTTTAAACAGTCTAATTTGTTCCCTTTTGTAATTCCACATTTTAACTTTGTAAGTTCATTGAAATCAGCCCAAGTTTCTCGATCAGATTCAAGAATCCGATTTGTTACTTTAATTAAATCTACTGTTTTTGTTTTTAAAGGACTTCCAGGTTCAGATTGTAAATAGCCGAGTGCTGCTAGAATTGTATCTCTGGAAGCAGTACATAAATTAACAAGCGGATTAGTTTCTCTTGTTAAAATTTTAGCTTGTTCAATATTAGAAGGTTTGGGATCAATCACAATACACCAAACCCTTTCTATTTGTGCTTTTTGAGCGGCTGCATAGACAAAATGATTACTCACCGTTTGATACTGATAATCTGCTATTTCCTGCACAATCACCGGAACCCAATTTCGTCCATTTGCTTGTAAAATAGCTTCGGCTGCACTTGAAACAAAAAATTCCGGTTCTGTAATTTCTTGTCCGGGTTCAATATCAATTAAAGGCAAGTGCATTAATTTACCAATATTATCAAAATCACTCATAAAGAAAATACTCCTGTGCTAAAGAAAGATAATAATCGTTTACAGTTTTATGCTTAAATACGGCAGGTATGCGTTCAAAAGCGGCACTTGCAACAATAGCATATTCTGGAATACTGAATATTGTTTGATCTGGGGCACCTTTTGTATATTTCGGATAAAAGTACGGTAATAAATCACGATTCAAAGAAATGATCGACTTAATTTCACTATTTGCACGTTTCAATGAAGTCTCTGTTGCTTTATGTTCATTAAAAAAAATAGGCAGAGGAATCGGGCCATACTCTCCTTTTTTATCTCTTAGTTCTTGAATTTCAGGAATAAATTCTAGGATCACTTTACTGGCATTTTTTAATGAAGCAAAATTTGTGTGTTTAGTTGGCATTAAAACAACATCAGAGGCATAAACACAACTTTGGCTAAAAAACGTCCAGTTTGTCGGTGCATCGATCAAAATATAATCATAATTAAGTTTCAAACTCTCTAATAAATCTTTTAACCTTGCCGGCCCTTTTTGAACTTTGGGTACTTGGTCATAGTGCATAAGTTCTTCTAAACCCGCATCTGAAGGGATAACGTCAAAAACTCGAACCTCTCCAGATTTAGTTTTAATTTTAAAAGGCTGAATGGCATCTTTAATATTTAAAAATCGATCAATTAAACAATCAGATAACTTGGTTTTTGTAGGTTGTAAACCCAGTGAATCTGTTAAGTCTCGCTGTTGAGGATCAAAGTCAATCACTAAAACATTCTTTTTCTGCCTGCGTAATATAGAAGCTAGGTTGATTGTAGTTGTTGTCTTGCCAACACCTCCCTTATCATTGTAGAGACTAACGACTAAAGCAGGTAAGGGATTCTCGATCAAATCTTTAATGCGATTAACAATATCTAGGATATTATCTTTTTTAATTAGCCAGCAAGGTGTGGCAGGATGAACAACCTTACCATGTCGCCGAAAAAGTTGAATATGGATTGAATTTGTAATAATTCCCCATTCAGCAGTTTTACAGTTAGGGGATAGCAAATATTGTTTAATTTGGTTTTGAGTTTTTTGATTGGTCGGTGTTTTCTCCATGAGATTTATTCTGGCTCCCGTACCAATAGCTCGACCTTTAACTTCTACCAACAGATAAGGATTGATCTTTGATCGATTAAAAAGATCACTGCCTTGATTTTTTCGAGCCGCAAAATCTACTGTCCCAGAACCCGTAGCAAATTCGGGGTATTGTTCCTCAATACTAAACCCTAGAGCCTTTAACAAGGGCTTAACAAAGTAATCGCTAACAATAGCTTCAGAAGCTAGATCGGGTATACTGTCTAAAATTGTATTCCAGTTTGCATCAGTCATATCAATCGAGATAATGGTACGGAAAGATCCCATTGATATAAATCAATGTAAAAGATAATCAAAATTTAGATTCACTTTGATTATTATTTGAGAACATTATACCAGCATAAGTATTTATAAGTCATGATTTTTTCTCAGATCTTCATAATGGGGTGACAATGTTAAGTGACTCATATTTTTTTGCCTCGTCCCTCGTCCCTTGTTCCCTCGTTCCAATGCTCTGCATTGGAATGCAAAAATTGAGGCTCTGCCTCAAATAACAGGAGGCGGAGCCTCTATGAATAGTATTTCTAGGTAGAACCTAGAAACGAGAGGGATGAGCAGATTGAGGTTAATTGTTTTTGTTATCGTTTTTTGATTGTGCTGAAGCACAACAACGAGGTTTACCAAATTTGTTCTAAGTTTAGGATGAATTGGGGTAATATATTTTCTCCTGATAGGGTTAACGGATTTTCTAATATTTCTACTTCTTGATTAGGTGGAAGCGTGCGATCGCTATTTTTTTAAACTATAATCAAAAAATACTTATCCTAACGGACATTCAATAATGTCTATCGTTGAAGAACAAATCCAAACCCCAACACTTCTCAATGAAGTGCAATTTCCGCCCAGTGATTTATTGAGTCAGGAGCCCCCATTGGAAAGCGAACTCCATCTCCGCCAAATTCTAATTTTACTTAACTCGTTAGAATGGTTATGGCAAGATCGAGATGATTTTTATGCCATTGGTAACTTAACCATTTATTATAGTCAACGTCAAAAAAAATCCGAAGAATTTCGCGGGCCAGATTTTTTTGTGGTTTTGGGAACTGAACGAAAACCCCGTAATAGTTGGGTTGTTTGGGAAGAAGATGGCAAATATCCTAATGTCATCATTGAAATGTTATCCAAAACAACGGCTGATACTGATCGCGGAGAAAAAAAAGAAATCTATCAGGATATTTTTCGTACCCCGGACTATTTTTGGTTTGATCCAAAGACTTTAGAATTTGCCGGATTTCATATTGTTGAGGGTCAATATCAACCGATTTCACCCAATGAAAACGGCTGGTTATGGAGTCAACAATTAGACCTATTTTTAGGCATTCTTGATCATAAATTACGATTTTTTACAGCAGGAGGTGAATTAGTTTTAACGACTGAAGAAGTGGCTAAAAATGAAACTCAACGGGCTGATAAGTTAGCGGCTAAACTCCGAGAATTAGGAATTGATCCTGAACAACTTTAAAAGGATAAGCGATCGCTTTTTAACTAGCCTTATCATTCCAATGCAAGCCATTGGAATGATAAGGGCGTTAGTTACAGAAGTTGCCTCTAACTTCCAGATTAAACGCTCAAAAAATATCAGAATCTTCGGTTTGAGAAACGAGGTTAGAGGGAGGGCGATCGCTACTCCAAGCCCACCAAACACAGCCACATTGACAAGTATAAAATTCCTGCCATTTGCGACGATTATTTTCACTGTAAACGGGAGAACGACGGTTAATCCAAACCTGTTGAGCTTCTAAACTACTAGCAGAACATTGAGGACAGCAAAACTCAGAAGCGTGAATTGCATCGGTAGTCCAATCTGGTGGGGTGGGTTGAAACGCATCCATTGGCAAAAAACTGAAATTTATGGCGCACACTCACCTATTATACTAGGGGTTAACGTCGGGAACTTCTACAAATTTATGGCGGGAGGATAAACCCGATTTAATGGTAATCTGCGATTTAGGAACTCCCAAGTGTTTTGCTAAAAATTGAATTAATTCTTGGTTGGCTTTTCCCTCCACCGGGGGAGATTTCAGATGGACAGTAAAACTTCCATCAACTTCTTTTTGGAGAGCTTGCTGTTTAGAATTGGGTTTAACTTTAATTTTTAAGAGTGCCAAGGCTTTAGAAAATCATAATTGTCCATATCAATATTATTAGATTAAATCCCCTAGTTCAAGACGATAAACTTTATTCTCCCTACCTAAACCTTACGCCGTTAGGGGATAATCTAAGGTTTCTAATGCTTGTTTTGCTGCAACTAAATCATAAGGAAAAGGCGGTTTTAATGGGCGATAATCTCGTTCGTGGGGGTCTCCATGTCGCAGTACCGCATTCACTATCAAACAGGGTTCATCACTTAAGTTAAGGGCACTGTGAGGAACCCCAGGAGGAATCGTAATAACAGTCGGGATCTTTTCACTCAGAGGAATATAAAAATATTGACGATTCTGTAAAATCACGATCACAAACTCACCCCGGACAACTAACAGTTGATCGGTTTGAAAATGATGAACAAATAGCGGTTCAATTGCACCTGCTTCGACTCTGACCATCATCGTTTCTTGACTGGTTTGGGGAGTGAAAAACTCAACCCTTCCCGACTTCATCGCGTTGAGTCTGCGAACTTCAACTTGGCGGATCAGACCCATAGTATCGTCCTCACAGTGCAAGATATTGTGCTTTTGTCAAGTGTAATCGCTCTTTTTGTAAGATTTTGTAATAAAATTAACGAAATTCAATAATCGAGTGATACTGAATACAGGCATTTATGCCTCTCTAGGGTTGTTTATCGTCAGTTTGAAGTTTTTATGAAATCTACTCAGTACAGGATGCGATCGCTCTTTGATTCAATTTATCTGAAGTCTTATCGGTTTTCGTTGTTGGTTGGGCTAATTAGTTTAACTTTAACCGCCTGTGGGTCTTCCCCCAATTCTACCTCAACTAATCCGAGCAATTCTAATCAGCAACCCCCAGAAAAAACCTTAAAATTATTGTATTGGCAAGCTCCAACTATTCTCAATCCCCATTTATCAACCGGGTTCAAAGATTCCGAAGCCAGCCGTATTACCCTAGAACCCTTAGCCAGTTTTAATAATCAATTAAAATTAGTTCCCTTTTTAGCCGCCGAAATTCCCACTGTAGAAAATGGAGGAATTGCCAAAGATGGAAAATCAGTGACCTGGAAACTCAAAAAAGATGTGAAATGGTCAGATGGAAAACCCTTTACGGCGGATGATGTTATTTTTACGTTTGAGTTTATTAGCAATCCCAAAGTAGGAACCACCACATCTGGAACCTATAAAATTATTAAAGATATTGAAAAAATTGATGACCACACGATAAAAATCAACTTTAAAGCCGTTACACCGGGATGGTATTCGGTGTTTGTGGGAACAGAAGGTATGATTTTACCTCGTCATATTTTTGAAGCTTATAATGGGGAAAATGCCCGACAAGCGCCGGGGAATTTAAAACCTGTGGGAACAGGGCCCTATCGAGTGGTAGAATTCAAGCCAGGGGATGTGGTGGTTTATGAAGCTAATCCTAATTTTCGAGATGCGAAACTGTTAGGATTTGAACGCCTAGAACTCAAAGGAGGAGGGGATGCAACCTCCGCAGCTAGAGCAGTGTTGCAAACGGGAGACGCGGATTATGCCTATAATCTTCAGGTGGAATCTAATATTTTAAAACCCTTAGAAGCGGCGGGAAAAGGTAAAATTGTCTCTAATTTTGGGACGTTAATGGAACGGATTTTGATTAATCAAACCGATCCCAATAAAACCACCCCCGATGGAGAACGATCTAGTTTAAAATTCCCCCATCCTTTCTTTAGTGATCCTAAAGTTCGTCAAGCTGTAAGTTTAGCGATTAATCGAGAGATTATTGCCAATCAACTTTATGGAATTTTAGGAAAACCCACCTCTAATTTTGTTGTTAATCCCCCGGAAGCCGTTTCCCCCAATACCCGTTATGAATTTAATTTAGAAAAAGCTGCCAAACTATTAGATGAGGCGGGATGGAAAGACACTAATAATAATGGAATTCGAGATAAAAATGGGGTAGAAATGAATATCGTCTTTCAAACCTCTGTAAATCCGTTACGTCAAAAAACCCAGGAAGTGATTAAACAATCTTTAGAACAGTTAGGAATGAAAGTCGAACTCAAAAGTATTGATCCAACTGTATATTTTTCCGGTGATCCTGCTAACCCTGATACCACAGAACGATTTGCAGCAGATTTACAGTTATTTAGTACCGGAAATACTAATCCTGATCCCACATCCTATTTAAAAACCTATACCTGTGATGAAATTCCTCAAAAAGCAAATAACTGGACAGGGGATAATTTTTCTCGCTATTGTAATCCAGCTTATGATGCGCTTTGGGAACAAGCCACCACTGAAATTGACCCTGAAAAGCAAAAACAAATTTGGATTAAAATGAATGATATGTTAGTCAATAATACGATTGTAATTCCCTTAGTTCACCGCGCCGAAGTGGGAGGAGTTAATCAAAACTTAACGGGTGTAGAATTAACTCCCTGGGATTTAACCGTCTGGAACATCAAAGATTGGAAAAAGAACCCGTAGTAAGCCCTTCAGGGCTATCTTTTATTACTTTATATTCCCCATGACCCGATACCTGATTAACCGCATTCTAACCTCAATTCCCACCCTAATTGCCATTAGCCTTGTTGTATTTCTCATCTTAGCATTAGCCCCCGGAAATCCGATGGGAGAATTTGCCACTAATCCTTCGATTACACCCGAAGTCAGAGAAAATATTCGCCGATCCTTGGGTTTGGATCAACCCATTCCTATTCGTTATTTAAAATGGGTTTGGGCATTTTTACAAGGAGACTTAGGCTATTCTTTTACCAGTCGCAGCCCGGTTTTAGGATTAATTTTGCAACGTTTACCCACAACTTTATGGATTATGGGATTAGCTTATCTGTTAGCAGTTATACTCGGCTTTCCTTTAGGAATTATTTCAGCATTAAAACGCTATTCTATTTTAGATCAAATCGTAACAACCGTTTCCTTTATTGGGTTTTCCTTACCGACATTTTTTACCGGATTACTATTTATTATTATTTTCAGCGTCCAGTTAAAATGGTTTCCCTTCATTTATAATAGTACCTTACAAGTGACTAATTTACAAACCTTTTGGCAACAAATTCAACAGTCTATTATGCCCGTCTGTGTTTTAGGTTTCTATCAAGCTGCAATTTTAATGCGGTTTATTCGGTCTTCTTTCTTAGAACAATTGAATCAAAATTATGTTCGCACGGCTTATTCCAAAGGTTTACCGAAATTGAATGTGATTAACGGTCATATCTTAAGAAATGCTTTAATTCCAGTAGTAACTTTAATGGCTTTAGAAATTCCCGGTTTATTTGCGGGATCATTAGTCACAGAACAAGTGTTTAGAATTCCGGGGATTGGGGCATTATTAATTGACTCGATTTTTCGGAGTGATACCCCGGTTATTATGGGAATTACAATGGTTTATGCTATTTTAGTGGTACTTTTTAACTTATTCGCTGATCTATTATATGGATTCTTAGATCCAAGAGTTCAATATTAATCATTAACAAAAAAATATGACTTTAATTAAACCCTCTGAACCCATCGCTAAAACCACCCAACCTAGATCCCTAATTCAGACCGCTTGGCGACAATTTAAACGAGATAAAATAGCTGTTTTAGGAACAATCATTTTGCTGTTTATTATTTTAGCTGTGATCATTGGCCCCTGGATTTATGGAATTCGTCCGACAGAAATTGATTTTGTCAGTTCCCTTTCTCCTCCAAGTGGGAAACATTTATTAGGAACTAATGATTTAGGACAGGATCAATTAGCCCGTTTATTAATCGGAGGACGAGTTTCTTTAACCGTTGGTATGGCTGCAATGATAGTAGCAATTTTATTAGGAATATTAGTCGGGGCGATCGCTGGATTTTATGGGGGAATTCTCGATAGTATACTAATGCGATTAACCGATTTATTTCTTTCTTTGCCTCAACTACCCGTATTACTATTAGTCATTTATCTATTTCGAGAACCCCTGAAACAAATTGCAGGGCCAGAAGTGGGTATTTTTATATTAATTATTCTGGTTGTGGGGGCGTTAAATTGGATGTCGGTGGCGCGATTAGTTCGAGCAAGTTTTCTCACCACAAAAGAACGCGATTTTATTACGGCGGCTAAAGCGATCGGTGCATCTTCTAATCGATTAATTTGGGTGCATATTCTTCCTAATGTTTTGAGTCCTGTAATTGTCGCAGCGACTTTAGCCGTGGGAACTGCGATTATTACAGAATCTACCTTAAGTTTTTTAGGATTAGGATTTCCCCCCGATGTTCCCACCTGGGGAAGAATGCTTTATGATGCTCAAAATTATTTAGAAACCGCCCCCTATTTAGCTTTATTTCCAGGGTTAGCGATTTTTTTAACGGTTTTGAGTATCAATGCAGTGGGGGATGGTTTAAGGGATGCTTTAGATCCGCAATCTCATTAAAGAGATTATAATTATTGTTTCAATTTTATCTTTAAATCAGCTAAATCGATGATTAAATTAACTCGTTAGAATATTAAGGCATCGGAAATAAGATTTAAAATTGACATCATGAATTTTATATGTTAGTAATTAAATCACAATATCTGAGGATTATGATCCATGAAATATAAATATTGGGGAATTTTGGCTTTATTTGCCCCTGTTGTTTTTGTCGCACCAACGGTGGCTCAATTTAACACAACAGATCCGGCGGTTTTCTTAAGCGGTCAAGCTCGTTCTTGTCAAGGATGTAATTTACAAGGGGCAGATTTAAGTAATCAAAGCCGCGTGAATTCTCAATTACGACAAGCAAATCTAAGTAATG contains:
- a CDS encoding AAA family ATPase; protein product: MTDANWNTILDSIPDLASEAIVSDYFVKPLLKALGFSIEEQYPEFATGSGTVDFAARKNQGSDLFNRSKINPYLLVEVKGRAIGTGARINLMEKTPTNQKTQNQIKQYLLSPNCKTAEWGIITNSIHIQLFRRHGKVVHPATPCWLIKKDNILDIVNRIKDLIENPLPALVVSLYNDKGGVGKTTTTINLASILRRQKKNVLVIDFDPQQRDLTDSLGLQPTKTKLSDCLIDRFLNIKDAIQPFKIKTKSGEVRVFDVIPSDAGLEELMHYDQVPKVQKGPARLKDLLESLKLNYDYILIDAPTNWTFFSQSCVYASDVVLMPTKHTNFASLKNASKVILEFIPEIQELRDKKGEYGPIPLPIFFNEHKATETSLKRANSEIKSIISLNRDLLPYFYPKYTKGAPDQTIFSIPEYAIVASAAFERIPAVFKHKTVNDYYLSLAQEYFLYE
- a CDS encoding Uma2 family endonuclease; this encodes MSIVEEQIQTPTLLNEVQFPPSDLLSQEPPLESELHLRQILILLNSLEWLWQDRDDFYAIGNLTIYYSQRQKKSEEFRGPDFFVVLGTERKPRNSWVVWEEDGKYPNVIIEMLSKTTADTDRGEKKEIYQDIFRTPDYFWFDPKTLEFAGFHIVEGQYQPISPNENGWLWSQQLDLFLGILDHKLRFFTAGGELVLTTEEVAKNETQRADKLAAKLRELGIDPEQL
- a CDS encoding DUF167 domain-containing protein, which translates into the protein MALLKIKVKPNSKQQALQKEVDGSFTVHLKSPPVEGKANQELIQFLAKHLGVPKSQITIKSGLSSRHKFVEVPDVNP
- a CDS encoding cupin domain-containing protein, coding for MGLIRQVEVRRLNAMKSGRVEFFTPQTSQETMMVRVEAGAIEPLFVHHFQTDQLLVVRGEFVIVILQNRQYFYIPLSEKIPTVITIPPGVPHSALNLSDEPCLIVNAVLRHGDPHERDYRPLKPPFPYDLVAAKQALETLDYPLTA
- a CDS encoding peptide ABC transporter substrate-binding protein; this translates as MKSTQYRMRSLFDSIYLKSYRFSLLVGLISLTLTACGSSPNSTSTNPSNSNQQPPEKTLKLLYWQAPTILNPHLSTGFKDSEASRITLEPLASFNNQLKLVPFLAAEIPTVENGGIAKDGKSVTWKLKKDVKWSDGKPFTADDVIFTFEFISNPKVGTTTSGTYKIIKDIEKIDDHTIKINFKAVTPGWYSVFVGTEGMILPRHIFEAYNGENARQAPGNLKPVGTGPYRVVEFKPGDVVVYEANPNFRDAKLLGFERLELKGGGDATSAARAVLQTGDADYAYNLQVESNILKPLEAAGKGKIVSNFGTLMERILINQTDPNKTTPDGERSSLKFPHPFFSDPKVRQAVSLAINREIIANQLYGILGKPTSNFVVNPPEAVSPNTRYEFNLEKAAKLLDEAGWKDTNNNGIRDKNGVEMNIVFQTSVNPLRQKTQEVIKQSLEQLGMKVELKSIDPTVYFSGDPANPDTTERFAADLQLFSTGNTNPDPTSYLKTYTCDEIPQKANNWTGDNFSRYCNPAYDALWEQATTEIDPEKQKQIWIKMNDMLVNNTIVIPLVHRAEVGGVNQNLTGVELTPWDLTVWNIKDWKKNP
- a CDS encoding ABC transporter permease, with the protein product MTRYLINRILTSIPTLIAISLVVFLILALAPGNPMGEFATNPSITPEVRENIRRSLGLDQPIPIRYLKWVWAFLQGDLGYSFTSRSPVLGLILQRLPTTLWIMGLAYLLAVILGFPLGIISALKRYSILDQIVTTVSFIGFSLPTFFTGLLFIIIFSVQLKWFPFIYNSTLQVTNLQTFWQQIQQSIMPVCVLGFYQAAILMRFIRSSFLEQLNQNYVRTAYSKGLPKLNVINGHILRNALIPVVTLMALEIPGLFAGSLVTEQVFRIPGIGALLIDSIFRSDTPVIMGITMVYAILVVLFNLFADLLYGFLDPRVQY
- a CDS encoding ABC transporter permease encodes the protein MTLIKPSEPIAKTTQPRSLIQTAWRQFKRDKIAVLGTIILLFIILAVIIGPWIYGIRPTEIDFVSSLSPPSGKHLLGTNDLGQDQLARLLIGGRVSLTVGMAAMIVAILLGILVGAIAGFYGGILDSILMRLTDLFLSLPQLPVLLLVIYLFREPLKQIAGPEVGIFILIILVVGALNWMSVARLVRASFLTTKERDFITAAKAIGASSNRLIWVHILPNVLSPVIVAATLAVGTAIITESTLSFLGLGFPPDVPTWGRMLYDAQNYLETAPYLALFPGLAIFLTVLSINAVGDGLRDALDPQSH